Proteins found in one Paralichthys olivaceus isolate ysfri-2021 chromosome 19, ASM2471397v2, whole genome shotgun sequence genomic segment:
- the LOC109632318 gene encoding uncharacterized protein — protein sequence MAAVCHQHNMFSLVRAGHCYICKPLTGFCLFTMMVVWACSGALLLVLLTGASYSYPANKGFDASSAYGSSNSANLVVAGSSWERPSSEFTDSGARAAAAKTASNPARLQTASRKMPKYSQPGVQNAPVAAVDTYPASDRAGYPSRSSAGPAQQQASAQEINWLVAPPSPFSPEERPSARRFVSSKPEALGSSYVGPPAPPQFQAGELSHAETSYENGDYESETEEQGIPPPPPAGVAVADGPVTNGELTSVPGGGWVVYPYPIGYMFLTGRYPPGTLSHSRKSFEKGRDSWHDTHNIRYYYPANPSTLQAETIPTDSAVPQSMKWPSQPVKQSAGSAGYGQSGAVNGQNQPYRRVGFSRMTQPKHG from the exons ATGGCAGCTGTGTGTCATCAACACAACATGTTCTCATTGGTCAGAGCAGGTCACTGCTACATTTGTAAACCTTTGACAGGGTTCTGCTTGTTCACCATGATGGTGGTTTGGGCCTGCTCAGG GGCTTTGCTTCTTGTTCTGTTGACTGGTGCAAGTTACAGCTACCCTGCGAATAAAG GTTTTGATGCGAGCTCCGCCTATGGCAGCAGTAACAGTGCAAACCTGGTGGTGGCTGGCTCAAGCTGGGAACGGCCTTCCTCTGAATTTACAGATTCTGGTGCgagggctgctgctgctaaaacTGCCTCGAATCCTGCTCGTCTGCAAACTGCTTCACGCAAAATGCCAAAGTACTCTCAGCCCGGTGTTCAGAACGCACCGGTAGCAGCCGTTGACACTTATCCTGCGTCTGACCGTGCAGGGTATCCCAGCAGATCCTCTGCAGGCCCAGCGCAGCAACAAGCCTCTGCACAAG AGATCAACTGGCTAGTTGCACCTCCCAGTCCTTTTTCTCCTGAGGAAAGACCCAGTGCTCGCCGCTTTGTCTCCAGTAAACCTGAAGCACTTGGCTCAAGCTACgtgggtccacctgctcctcctcagttCCAGGCAGGTGAATTATCTCATGCAGAGACCAGCTACGAGAATGGCGACTACGAATCTGAGACTGAAGAGCAAGGcatcccaccaccaccacctgcaGGTGTCGCTGTTGCGGATGGACCAGTGACTAATGGTGAACTTACATCAGTCCCTGGTGGAGGATGGGTTGTGTATCCTTATCCGATTGGCTACATGTTCCTGACGGGCCGGTATCCTCCAggcacactctctcactctcgcAAAAGCTTTGAGAAGGGGAGGGACTCCTGGCATGACACCCACAACATAAGATACTACTATCCTGCTAACCCCAGTACTCTGCAGGCTGAGACCATCCCCACTGACTCTGCAGTGCCTCAGAGCATGAAGTGGCCCAGCCAACCTGTGAAGCAGTCTGCTGGGAGTGCTGGCTATGGTCAGAGCGGTGCAGTGAATGGACAAAACCAGCCCTATAGAAGAGTTGGGTTCAGCAGGATGACACAGCCCAAGCATGGTTAA